The Fusobacterium necrophorum subsp. necrophorum genome has a window encoding:
- a CDS encoding MBL fold metallo-hydrolase produces MNKIYNIVELKVGNVNNCMYIVINVINNECVIIDPAWDLEKIDRYIHDLKIIPKGIMLTHSHRDHTNLADKLSVKYEIPVYMSKKEIEYYEFICSNLCQLDDMDEIIIANLKFECLMTPGHTVGSMCYKIGNNIFTGDTIFINGCGFCNCRGGDVDDMFNSVKKIKKYLTTDTNIYPGHRFKENPHREIDCFKENIYLNINDKSIFKKLIKINDKRNIFLDFEYN; encoded by the coding sequence TTGAACAAAATATATAATATAGTTGAATTAAAAGTTGGAAACGTTAATAATTGTATGTACATTGTTATAAACGTAATAAATAACGAATGTGTAATAATAGATCCAGCATGGGATTTAGAAAAAATAGATAGGTATATTCATGATTTGAAGATAATACCAAAAGGGATTATGCTAACTCATTCTCATAGAGATCATACAAATTTAGCAGATAAGTTATCTGTTAAATATGAAATACCTGTTTATATGTCAAAAAAAGAAATAGAGTATTACGAATTCATATGTAGTAATTTGTGTCAGTTAGATGACATGGATGAAATAATAATAGCGAATTTAAAATTTGAATGTTTGATGACGCCAGGACATACGGTAGGAAGCATGTGCTATAAAATAGGGAATAACATATTTACCGGAGATACTATTTTCATAAATGGTTGTGGGTTTTGTAATTGTAGAGGAGGAGATGTAGATGATATGTTTAATAGCGTGAAAAAAATAAAAAAATATTTGACTACAGATACAAACATATATCCAGGGCATCGTTTTAAGGAAAATCCACATAGAGAAATAGATTGTTTTAAAGAAAATATTTATTTAAATATTAACGATAAGTCTATATTTAAAAAATTAATAAAGATTAATGATAAAAGAAATATATTTCTAGATTTTGAATATAATTAA
- the aroB gene encoding 3-dehydroquinate synthase yields the protein MSESYSLLNLEYNVCFGVDIKEKIQSFIDSSNYSKVVFITDKTVDLLYPKHTFFLKGDYHRYVIESGELSKNINTYYKIIRFLSSINVDRHSLIVTFGGGMVGDLGGFVASTYMRGVDYIQIPTTLLSMVDASIGSKTAINTEDGKNLIGTFYNPRGVFIDFKFLKTLPEKEFRNGIAEIIKSAIIKDRELFDLIISKNIYEEGMMDIIIRSINIKKKVVENDFKELSERQLLNFGHTIGHAIEKISDFSIPHGYAISTGMAMISKAYCRLGYISEETYLQIVNALKKYQLPISCEYTKNQIYQEVLKDKKNSGDKINLIYPKKIGCAVIDSISRKKLENIISIACE from the coding sequence ATGAGTGAAAGTTATTCGTTATTAAATTTAGAGTATAATGTGTGTTTTGGAGTAGATATAAAAGAAAAAATACAATCATTTATTGATAGCTCTAACTACTCAAAAGTTGTTTTTATTACGGATAAAACAGTTGATTTATTATATCCCAAACACACTTTTTTTTTAAAAGGAGATTATCATAGATATGTGATAGAAAGTGGAGAATTGTCTAAAAATATAAATACGTATTACAAAATTATTAGATTTTTATCATCAATTAATGTAGATAGACACAGTTTAATTGTTACTTTTGGTGGTGGTATGGTTGGAGATTTGGGAGGATTTGTAGCTTCTACATATATGAGAGGCGTTGATTATATTCAGATACCAACAACACTTCTATCCATGGTAGATGCATCGATTGGATCAAAAACTGCAATTAATACTGAAGATGGAAAAAATTTAATAGGAACCTTTTATAATCCTAGAGGTGTATTTATCGATTTTAAATTTTTAAAAACCCTTCCAGAGAAAGAATTTAGAAATGGAATAGCTGAAATAATTAAGAGCGCAATCATAAAGGATAGAGAATTATTTGATTTGATTATTTCAAAAAATATATATGAAGAAGGTATGATGGATATTATTATAAGGAGTATAAATATAAAAAAGAAAGTTGTTGAAAATGATTTTAAAGAATTGAGCGAAAGACAATTATTAAATTTTGGACATACAATTGGGCATGCAATAGAGAAAATAAGTGATTTTTCTATTCCTCATGGATACGCTATTTCTACTGGTATGGCTATGATTAGTAAAGCATATTGTAGATTAGGCTATATTTCTGAGGAGACGTATTTACAAATAGTTAATGCATTAAAAAAGTATCAATTACCAATAAGCTGTGAATATACTAAAAATCAGATATATCAAGAAGTGTTAAAAGACAAGAAGAACAGTGGTGATAAAATAAATTTGATTTATCCAAAAAAAATTGGATGTGCTGTAATTGACAGTATAAGCAGAAAAAAACTGGAAAATATTATAAGCATTGCATGTGAATAA
- a CDS encoding aminoacyl-tRNA hydrolase, giving the protein MCDEHNIDIEMKIDKKDKQTISQIDGWNIEVKFNENGFSLENLVEEYIKEKFSVY; this is encoded by the coding sequence ATGTGTGATGAACATAATATAGATATAGAAATGAAAATAGATAAAAAAGATAAACAGACAATAAGTCAAATTGATGGTTGGAATATCGAAGTTAAATTTAATGAAAATGGATTTAGCTTAGAAAATTTAGTAGAGGAATACATCAAAGAAAAATTTTCTGTCTATTAG
- the aroF gene encoding 3-deoxy-7-phosphoheptulonate synthase yields the protein MHYIFSNKNYYKKCRNYLISKGIEHDVYDIKKFYVINVFDANIKEKIENEEKNFLKSENLSLDNGYLVTKKYREKTIIHIKELEIGGDKPIIISGPCSIESEDTLRKIAFKIKKLGVDILRGGAFKPRTSPYDFQGLGRVGVDILCKIGKEMKMPVVTEIMDVRELEYMIDKVDILQVGSRNMYNYPLLRELGRVDKPILLKRGLSATIKEFLLCAEYIMLGGNERIILCERGIRAYDNYLRNTFDIASITLLKELTHLPIIADPSHATGRKTLIEPLTKASIGAGADGVIIESHLNPESAWSDGNQTINISVLKDIMTQFNRD from the coding sequence ATGCATTATATATTCAGTAACAAAAATTATTATAAAAAGTGTAGAAATTATTTGATTTCGAAAGGAATAGAACATGATGTATATGATATTAAAAAGTTTTATGTTATAAACGTATTTGATGCCAATATAAAAGAAAAAATTGAAAATGAAGAAAAAAATTTTTTAAAGTCGGAAAATTTATCTTTGGATAATGGATACTTAGTAACTAAGAAATATAGAGAAAAAACAATAATTCATATTAAAGAATTAGAAATAGGTGGAGATAAGCCAATAATAATATCTGGACCATGCTCCATTGAATCAGAAGATACCTTGAGAAAAATTGCTTTTAAGATAAAAAAATTAGGAGTAGATATTTTAAGAGGAGGAGCATTTAAACCACGTACTTCACCATATGATTTTCAAGGACTAGGAAGAGTAGGTGTTGATATTCTTTGCAAAATTGGAAAAGAAATGAAAATGCCAGTAGTAACTGAAATAATGGATGTTAGAGAATTGGAATACATGATAGATAAAGTTGATATATTACAGGTTGGCTCAAGAAATATGTACAATTATCCATTATTAAGAGAGTTAGGTAGAGTGGATAAACCTATACTATTAAAAAGAGGATTAAGTGCTACTATAAAAGAATTTTTACTATGTGCTGAATATATTATGCTTGGTGGCAATGAAAGAATAATTCTTTGTGAAAGAGGGATAAGGGCATATGACAATTATCTAAGAAATACATTTGATATAGCTTCAATTACATTGTTGAAGGAACTTACGCATCTACCAATTATTGCAGATCCAAGCCATGCCACAGGAAGAAAGACGTTAATAGAGCCATTAACAAAGGCTTCAATTGGAGCGGGCGCTGATGGAGTTATTATTGAATCTCATTTGAACCCTGAGAGTGCTTGGAGTGATGGTAATCAGACAATTAATATTTCAGTATTAAAAGATATAATGACTCAATTTAATAGAGATTGA
- a CDS encoding 4'-phosphopantetheinyl transferase superfamily protein, which yields MKIYRIKISSTKELKKISEISKILNFYDILLVESKTDVFKINEFECFLNHQDIKKLYEYKSEVSKINFAVSRSILNKAFEKILNTTCEHIVALKSKYNKPYIKNKGEIKFNISHTDGYVLVGFSKREIGVDIEKVNYNFNIERILKNCFSSREIKNIGTDISTFYKYWTIKEAYLKCEGCGFTRNPKEVEIIYTDNNRIKIKDNVKSANKYLFVLSLSSKEYSASVCI from the coding sequence ATGAAAATATATAGAATAAAAATTTCGAGCACAAAAGAACTCAAAAAGATAAGTGAAATAAGTAAAATACTTAATTTTTACGATATATTATTGGTTGAATCTAAGACAGACGTATTTAAGATAAATGAATTTGAGTGTTTTTTAAATCATCAAGATATAAAAAAACTTTACGAATACAAATCAGAAGTTTCAAAAATAAATTTTGCAGTTTCAAGAAGTATTTTAAATAAAGCTTTCGAAAAAATATTAAATACCACTTGTGAACATATAGTAGCTTTAAAAAGTAAATATAATAAACCTTATATTAAAAATAAGGGAGAAATTAAATTCAATATTTCACATACGGATGGGTATGTATTGGTCGGTTTTTCAAAAAGAGAAATCGGTGTAGACATTGAAAAAGTAAATTACAATTTTAATATTGAACGTATATTGAAAAATTGTTTCTCCAGTAGAGAAATTAAAAATATAGGAACTGATATTTCTACATTTTATAAATATTGGACAATAAAAGAAGCCTATCTAAAATGTGAGGGCTGTGGTTTTACAAGAAATCCCAAAGAAGTAGAAATCATTTATACGGATAACAATAGAATAAAAATTAAAGATAATGTAAAAAGTGCAAATAAATATTTATTTGTATTAAGTTTATCTTCGAAAGAGTATTCTGCATCTGTTTGTATATAA
- a CDS encoding recombinase family protein, whose protein sequence is MARTKNRHKSQSEIGAEDVKAIEKTYIAGIYTRLSQERKEDYRDKSNSLEMQEELCIKEATEKDIKVFRVYKDYEYSGTNFKRPGFLEMMEDVRIGRINCIIVKDMSRFGREYLEISNYIEKVFPFLEVRFISVNDNLDTKDGIKSDKSYEIAIKNIFNDLYVKDISKKVRASKEVKMKQGSFIGAMAPYGYKVNKIDGKRVLVIDEKVADVVRLMFHLASQGKSNIQIARELTKNYTTPAEYKRTGKVFKDKEDIKQWDTSYISKILSDEVYIGNLIQRIHSNRNDLNLKSKFRDKEEWIITENTHEGLIDKTTFENIREIKEKKQNHLPYHSLKNIIKDGKENVGVKIQRDHNKEGKYDGLIRCSICGRNLKKQYGSRGIKVNDEICYCYYCKGTDRLNLEKSHVRIYETDLDRILVDTLKRLFLSFYQEDKGLRLKTYLEKVSAEKINQVSLKIDTNNKKIDSLRVKLQEQYENYVKGEVLLSEFKKESNKIDRQIKTIKNELKILDDKKRNVKKRKKELKKFIETLFCCLDDKSIDVDKELVDTLISHIEISKYKQVTIYFKFNFDKYMDKELEVENE, encoded by the coding sequence ATGGCTAGAACGAAAAATAGACATAAATCACAATCAGAGATAGGGGCAGAAGATGTAAAAGCGATTGAAAAGACATATATTGCCGGTATTTATACAAGACTATCACAGGAAAGAAAAGAGGATTACAGAGACAAAAGTAATTCCCTTGAAATGCAGGAAGAACTTTGTATAAAAGAAGCAACTGAAAAAGATATAAAGGTTTTTAGAGTATATAAGGATTATGAGTATTCCGGAACAAATTTTAAAAGACCCGGATTTCTTGAAATGATGGAAGATGTAAGAATAGGAAGAATAAATTGTATTATTGTAAAAGATATGTCAAGGTTTGGAAGGGAATATTTAGAGATCTCAAACTATATAGAAAAAGTATTTCCTTTTTTAGAGGTAAGATTTATTTCCGTAAATGACAACCTTGATACCAAAGACGGTATAAAATCAGATAAAAGTTATGAAATAGCGATAAAAAACATCTTTAACGATTTATATGTCAAAGACATTTCAAAGAAAGTAAGAGCCTCAAAAGAAGTAAAAATGAAACAAGGGTCTTTTATAGGGGCTATGGCTCCGTATGGTTATAAAGTAAATAAAATAGATGGAAAAAGAGTTCTGGTGATAGATGAAAAAGTAGCAGATGTGGTAAGGCTTATGTTTCATTTAGCAAGTCAAGGCAAATCCAATATACAAATAGCAAGAGAATTGACTAAAAATTATACGACACCTGCCGAATATAAAAGAACCGGTAAGGTTTTTAAGGACAAAGAAGATATAAAACAATGGGATACTTCTTATATATCAAAAATCCTTTCCGATGAAGTGTATATTGGAAATTTAATCCAAAGGATACATTCAAATAGAAATGATTTAAATCTAAAAAGCAAGTTTCGTGATAAAGAAGAGTGGATTATAACAGAGAATACCCACGAAGGTTTAATAGACAAAACCACATTTGAAAATATCAGAGAGATAAAGGAGAAAAAACAAAACCATCTACCTTACCATTCACTGAAAAACATCATAAAAGACGGAAAAGAAAATGTTGGAGTAAAAATTCAAAGAGATCATAACAAAGAAGGAAAGTATGATGGACTCATAAGGTGCAGTATTTGCGGGAGAAATTTGAAAAAACAATATGGATCAAGGGGAATTAAAGTTAATGATGAAATTTGCTATTGCTATTATTGTAAAGGCACAGATAGGTTAAATTTAGAAAAATCTCATGTCAGAATTTATGAAACGGATCTGGATAGGATTTTAGTTGATACTTTAAAACGACTATTTTTAAGTTTTTATCAAGAGGATAAAGGACTACGCCTCAAAACTTATTTGGAGAAAGTAAGTGCTGAAAAGATAAATCAAGTTTCTCTAAAAATAGATACAAATAATAAAAAGATTGATTCTCTTAGAGTCAAACTACAGGAACAATATGAAAATTATGTTAAGGGCGAAGTTCTTTTAAGTGAATTTAAAAAAGAAAGCAATAAAATAGACAGACAGATAAAAACAATAAAAAATGAATTGAAAATCTTGGATGACAAAAAAAGAAATGTGAAGAAAAGAAAAAAGGAACTTAAAAAATTCATAGAAACTCTATTTTGCTGTTTAGATGATAAGAGTATAGATGTGGATAAAGAACTGGTTGATACTCTAATTAGTCATATAGAAATCTCAAAATATAAGCAAGTAACCATATACTTTAAGTTTAACTTTGATAAATATATGGATAAAGAGTTGGAGGTAGAGAATGAATAG
- a CDS encoding sigma-70 family RNA polymerase sigma factor, with protein MSDKEKYIYVKDKKIYVPDEVYKAYKKELNHETYLKRLDRKHKVFHFGDFNTSIVDIADNTVDVEKIIETKMLIEDLYHALDSLNDEERKLIEALYFDDKTLTEVAKQVDTNPMKISRLRNKILEKLRKLLDK; from the coding sequence ATGTCAGACAAAGAAAAATATATTTATGTTAAAGATAAGAAGATATATGTACCTGACGAAGTGTATAAAGCATATAAAAAAGAACTTAATCATGAAACTTATTTGAAAAGATTAGATAGAAAGCATAAGGTATTTCATTTTGGAGACTTTAACACAAGTATTGTAGATATTGCAGATAATACTGTTGATGTTGAAAAAATCATTGAAACAAAAATGCTGATAGAAGATCTGTATCATGCATTAGACAGTTTAAATGATGAAGAGAGAAAACTAATCGAAGCATTATATTTTGATGATAAAACTCTCACAGAAGTTGCAAAGCAAGTTGATACGAATCCAATGAAAATCAGCAGACTAAGAAATAAGATTTTGGAGAAGCTGAGAAAACTTTTGGATAAGTAA
- the aroQ gene encoding type II 3-dehydroquinate dehydratase — MKKVLIINGPNINLLGYREPEIYGFETYDNLCNMIQEYAIVLEIDVDIYQSNHEGKIIDKIQDACGHYDAIIINAGAYTHTSIAILDALKAVNIRTVEVHLTNIYRRESYRRKSFISQFAEKTILGKGSDCYIEAMKWIISN; from the coding sequence ATGAAAAAAGTATTAATTATTAATGGACCAAATATTAATTTACTGGGGTATAGAGAACCAGAAATATATGGATTTGAGACTTATGATAATTTATGTAATATGATACAAGAGTATGCAATTGTATTAGAAATTGACGTAGATATATACCAATCTAATCATGAAGGGAAAATTATAGATAAAATTCAGGATGCCTGTGGGCATTATGATGCAATTATCATTAATGCAGGAGCGTACACTCATACTAGTATTGCGATTCTAGATGCACTAAAAGCGGTTAATATAAGAACAGTAGAAGTTCATTTGACAAATATATATAGAAGAGAAAGTTATAGACGGAAATCTTTTATATCTCAATTCGCAGAAAAAACAATTTTAGGTAAAGGATCTGATTGCTATATTGAGGCAATGAAGTGGATTATTTCAAACTAG
- a CDS encoding recombinase family protein, which yields MFKDSVDKENIAVMYLRLSKEDGEKVESNSISNQREMINAYARKNQFTIVGEYVDDGYSGANFDRPNFKEMIKDAYDKKFDTIIVKDLSRFGRDYIEAGKFIQRIFPENGIRFISVNDNYDSKSADMNDTHLILPIKNFINDSYCRDISNKVKSSQKIKREKGDFISAFAPYGYKKSDENKNKLVVDEQAAPNIKNIFDMKLKGYSSKAIADELNHLGVLTPRKYKESQGFKCNGFQNIKGGNWSAKAVNRIIENEVYIGNTLQGKSITLNYKNKKQIGKDKEEWVKVEDTHEAIVSKEVFAIANTMLKRDLNNSRGKDKIDIFTGMLFCKECGSSLIRRTVKYKEREEVFYICSKYNKEKSCKRHSIKEETLIKAVSKIIKSYIEFNEKLYSKVQLIDINRNLKDKQIPILKREKAMTEELLSSLYLDLKEDVISKEEYQLFRKNYVEKLTKLDESIQYRLRKQEDTKDKIDKNKSWIIDINKYKNLSEIDRLSVVMLIDKIYISEDKTIDVRFNHTEELSLLEEMAKAGKTKFKNDVISKKSITTNGKPKAIPTIMNKSLVSAESEVCYG from the coding sequence ATGTTTAAAGACAGTGTAGACAAAGAAAATATTGCAGTTATGTATTTGAGACTTTCAAAAGAAGATGGAGAAAAAGTAGAAAGCAATTCCATATCCAATCAAAGAGAAATGATAAACGCCTATGCAAGAAAAAATCAATTTACAATCGTTGGAGAGTATGTTGATGACGGATATTCAGGAGCAAATTTTGATCGTCCTAATTTTAAAGAAATGATAAAGGATGCTTATGATAAGAAATTTGATACCATTATTGTAAAAGACCTGTCAAGATTTGGAAGAGATTATATAGAAGCCGGAAAGTTTATACAAAGAATTTTTCCTGAAAACGGGATAAGATTTATATCTGTAAATGACAACTATGATAGTAAAAGTGCAGATATGAATGATACACATCTGATATTACCTATAAAAAATTTTATTAACGATAGCTATTGCCGAGATATTTCCAATAAGGTAAAAAGCTCCCAGAAGATAAAAAGAGAAAAAGGGGATTTTATCAGTGCTTTTGCACCTTATGGATATAAAAAATCTGATGAGAATAAAAATAAGTTGGTGGTTGATGAACAAGCTGCTCCTAACATCAAAAATATATTCGATATGAAGCTTAAGGGATATTCCTCAAAGGCAATCGCAGATGAATTAAATCACTTAGGTGTTTTAACTCCAAGAAAATATAAAGAAAGTCAAGGCTTTAAGTGTAACGGATTTCAAAATATAAAAGGTGGAAATTGGTCAGCAAAGGCAGTAAACAGAATTATAGAAAATGAAGTATATATTGGAAATACCTTGCAGGGAAAGAGTATCACCTTAAACTATAAAAATAAAAAGCAAATTGGAAAAGATAAAGAAGAATGGGTAAAGGTAGAGGATACCCATGAAGCAATCGTAAGTAAGGAAGTTTTTGCTATTGCAAATACAATGCTTAAAAGAGATTTAAACAACTCTCGTGGTAAGGATAAAATTGATATTTTTACCGGGATGCTGTTTTGTAAAGAATGCGGAAGTTCTTTAATTAGAAGAACTGTAAAGTATAAAGAAAGAGAAGAGGTTTTCTATATATGCTCAAAGTATAACAAGGAAAAATCTTGCAAAAGACACAGCATAAAGGAAGAAACCTTGATAAAAGCAGTGTCTAAAATAATAAAATCCTATATTGAATTTAATGAAAAGCTATATTCCAAAGTTCAGCTTATAGATATAAATAGAAACTTGAAAGACAAACAGATTCCTATATTAAAACGAGAAAAAGCTATGACAGAAGAACTGTTATCTTCCCTTTACCTTGATTTAAAAGAGGATGTAATCAGTAAAGAAGAATATCAGCTTTTTAGAAAAAACTATGTGGAAAAACTCACTAAGTTAGATGAAAGTATCCAGTATAGATTAAGAAAACAGGAAGATACAAAGGACAAGATAGACAAAAATAAGAGCTGGATTATTGATATTAACAAATATAAAAATTTATCTGAAATAGACAGACTATCTGTTGTGATGCTCATTGATAAAATTTATATTTCTGAAGATAAGACGATAGATGTCAGGTTTAATCATACCGAAGAGTTATCCTTACTTGAGGAAATGGCAAAAGCGGGCAAGACCAAATTTAAGAATGATGTTATATCAAAGAAAAGTATAACTACAAACGGGAAACCAAAAGCTATACCTACTATTATGAATAAAAGTCTTGTAAGTGCTGAAAGTGAGGTATGTTATGGCTAG
- a CDS encoding MATE family efflux transporter produces MVISLLVAALYNVVDTYFVSGLGKEAVAAVSVAFPIQLIFLGIGLTFGAGAGSYISRLLGENNKKEASIIATVALISSAILGIITAIALFCYLEGVLKFMGAIPSIMEISKSYTGIFIVGGILGAINVTLGNLVVAQGAAKISLKAMLLGSISNMVLDPIFIFGFNLGVRGAAIATLIARVITSLMYLIYFIGDKNLIEIKLPNFKPTLAIYKEVLKIGISMLILQILQTISISKISYAASFYGEEAIAAMGIVLRIVTLGTNVVFGYMKGLQPLAGFNYGAKNYERVREAIKASIKWTSVFCIVWTLIIYVFAPSILSIFGTDENVLNIAVLALRAGVIMFITFGFQFTYSTLYLSMGKALGGVFLNSLRQGIIFIPIILLLPKFMGLKGVIYAQAISDLITTIITIPFAISIHKKLL; encoded by the coding sequence ATGGTTATCAGTTTATTGGTAGCCGCTTTATACAATGTCGTTGATACCTATTTTGTTTCTGGACTTGGGAAAGAGGCAGTAGCTGCCGTTTCAGTTGCCTTTCCGATTCAACTTATCTTTTTAGGAATAGGATTAACATTCGGTGCAGGAGCAGGTTCTTATATATCAAGGCTACTTGGAGAAAACAATAAAAAAGAAGCTAGTATTATAGCAACAGTTGCTCTGATATCAAGTGCGATTTTAGGGATAATTACAGCTATTGCATTGTTTTGCTATTTAGAGGGCGTTTTGAAATTTATGGGGGCCATTCCATCTATTATGGAAATTTCTAAGTCTTATACAGGAATATTTATAGTAGGTGGTATTTTGGGAGCAATCAATGTAACACTTGGTAACTTGGTCGTTGCACAAGGAGCTGCCAAAATTTCATTAAAAGCTATGCTTTTAGGCTCTATATCAAATATGGTTTTGGATCCGATATTCATATTTGGATTTAATTTAGGAGTTAGAGGTGCAGCTATTGCGACACTAATAGCCAGAGTGATAACCAGTCTAATGTATCTCATTTACTTTATAGGAGATAAAAACTTAATTGAGATAAAATTACCTAACTTTAAGCCTACACTTGCAATTTATAAAGAGGTATTGAAGATAGGAATTTCCATGTTAATACTTCAAATTTTACAAACTATATCTATAAGCAAAATATCTTATGCAGCGTCCTTTTATGGAGAAGAAGCAATAGCTGCAATGGGCATTGTTCTTAGGATTGTAACATTAGGAACAAATGTTGTATTCGGATATATGAAAGGACTACAACCATTAGCCGGATTTAATTATGGAGCTAAGAATTATGAAAGAGTAAGAGAGGCTATCAAGGCAAGTATTAAATGGACAAGTGTATTTTGCATAGTTTGGACGCTAATAATATATGTGTTTGCACCAAGCATATTATCTATATTTGGAACTGATGAAAATGTATTAAATATAGCAGTGCTGGCATTAAGAGCAGGTGTTATTATGTTTATAACATTTGGATTTCAGTTTACCTACTCTACCTTATATTTGTCTATGGGAAAGGCGTTAGGGGGAGTATTTCTAAATTCATTAAGACAGGGAATAATTTTTATCCCTATCATTTTATTGTTGCCTAAATTTATGGGATTAAAGGGTGTTATATATGCACAAGCAATTTCGGATTTGATAACAACAATCATCACAATTCCTTTTGCTATTAGTATTCATAAGAAATTATTATAA
- a CDS encoding radical SAM protein, giving the protein MEVNKKINWGISRDLQADIRYEYNACKGYVIDLSLGCSHKCSYCIFSPLELKVYKLHNPNYNGEVLTLKLEKFLERKEFPPSVYMSYSSDPLGNENVKESTKIVLKKLLENDVNVLFITKGIFDDSILDIVKERPDLMNIQIDVSNYDNFRNSKIEPGAPSYTQRMYNIEKLTKIEGLGSLAVRMDPLLPNIDDTSENIEKILKDISILGVGEVVVGYVVLTESIKNRWSNDKYTKQVTDLLTEKTPTISQQTLYSIPFEDKVKRIEKIRELCKKYGITLSVCGCKDERFKKTDFEWVCHPFNREVREKLNKQMSNNMMMETDHLT; this is encoded by the coding sequence ATGGAAGTAAATAAAAAAATTAATTGGGGAATTTCAAGAGACTTACAGGCAGACATAAGATATGAGTATAATGCGTGTAAGGGGTACGTAATTGATTTGTCATTAGGTTGTTCTCATAAGTGTTCTTATTGTATATTTTCACCATTAGAATTAAAGGTATATAAATTGCATAATCCTAATTATAATGGAGAAGTGTTGACATTAAAATTAGAAAAGTTTTTGGAAAGGAAGGAATTTCCTCCATCAGTATATATGAGTTACTCCTCGGATCCTTTGGGAAATGAAAATGTTAAGGAATCTACAAAAATAGTATTAAAAAAACTACTGGAAAATGATGTCAATGTGTTATTTATCACTAAAGGAATTTTTGATGATTCCATTTTGGATATAGTTAAAGAAAGGCCTGATTTGATGAACATACAGATTGATGTTTCTAATTATGACAATTTCAGAAATAGTAAAATAGAACCTGGAGCACCTTCTTATACTCAAAGAATGTATAATATTGAAAAATTAACGAAAATAGAGGGGTTAGGTTCATTAGCTGTTAGAATGGATCCTTTATTACCTAATATTGATGATACTAGTGAAAATATTGAAAAAATACTAAAAGATATTAGCATATTAGGTGTTGGTGAGGTAGTTGTTGGATATGTAGTATTGACTGAAAGTATCAAAAATAGATGGTCAAATGATAAATATACTAAGCAGGTTACAGACTTGCTTACAGAGAAAACTCCTACTATTTCTCAGCAAACTTTATATTCTATTCCTTTTGAAGATAAAGTAAAAAGAATAGAAAAAATTCGTGAATTATGTAAAAAATATGGCATAACATTATCTGTGTGTGGGTGTAAAGATGAACGCTTTAAAAAAACAGATTTTGAATGGGTCTGCCATCCTTTTAATAGAGAGGTAAGGGAGAAATTAAATAAACAAATGAGTAATAATATGATGATGGAAACGGATCATTTAACATAG